A portion of the uncultured Bacteroides sp. genome contains these proteins:
- a CDS encoding TonB-dependent receptor, whose protein sequence is MRMIIFCVLLFLTTAFNAFSQEKFTLSGSVVDNSNNETLIGTSIVIVEAKSASTITNSYGFYSITLPKGDYTITVSYMGFETVQEKFSLTGNTTKNFKLFEKTSTLGEVVVTVNETKTRIYKPEMSVNKLSLNTIKKMPAVMGEVDVLKSLLQLPGVANAQEGASGFNVRGGSVDGNLVLLDEAVVYNTSHLFGFFSVFNSDVIKDLKLYKGGIPANFGGRVSSVLDIYQKEGNNKEYHVNGGIGLISSRLLVEGPIVKEKSSFVIAGRGTYAHLFLKLADEPNSAYFYDLNAKFNYKFNNKNNLFVSGYLGNDVFDMNKSLINNYGNILFNVRWNHFFSDKIFSNMSAVYSDYNYGLKIKFAGIDWKSDVKNYNFKYDFKHYISNKFALNYGLNAIYYKFNPGTINPFGESSGIHPDQIAKKNASENALYIGAEQKLTEKLSVSYGLRYSNFQRLGKEEVNTYKNNEAVVFNPEFQIYEEAIPTGTISYNTNKKIIGFNNLEPRVAIAYALNDNKSIKLGYNRMAQYIHLISNTASATPLGIWAPSDQFLKPEISDQIALGYLQNFGDDRYSLEVETFYKSIKNKADYIDGAELVAHKAIERVLLNGKARSYGFELMAKKNSGRLTGWLSYTLSRAEQKTPGRNINEPGINNGKWYRANYDKLHNLSVTAAYQFNRKWSFGGIFTYQTGKAATFPNGKYQYHGISVANYGTRNANSLSAYHHLDLSATYTPNPDKKKGWQGEWVFSIYNAYNRKNAAAYTFGQNTTSGLSEVKRMSIFGIIPGVTYNFKF, encoded by the coding sequence ATGAGAATGATTATTTTTTGTGTCCTATTGTTCTTAACAACTGCATTTAATGCTTTCTCTCAAGAGAAATTTACATTGAGTGGAAGCGTTGTTGACAACTCCAACAATGAAACATTAATTGGTACGAGCATTGTAATAGTAGAAGCAAAAAGTGCTTCTACTATTACTAATTCTTACGGCTTTTATTCAATCACATTGCCAAAAGGAGATTATACCATCACCGTCAGTTATATGGGATTTGAGACGGTTCAAGAAAAATTCTCCCTAACAGGAAACACAACAAAGAATTTTAAACTGTTTGAAAAGACTTCAACACTGGGAGAAGTTGTTGTTACAGTTAATGAAACAAAAACAAGAATTTACAAACCGGAAATGAGTGTGAATAAGCTTTCTCTAAACACGATAAAAAAAATGCCAGCGGTTATGGGTGAAGTCGATGTTTTAAAATCGCTATTGCAACTACCCGGAGTAGCCAATGCCCAAGAAGGTGCATCAGGATTTAATGTGAGAGGAGGTTCGGTTGATGGGAATCTTGTGCTATTAGATGAAGCAGTCGTTTACAATACTTCTCATTTATTCGGCTTTTTTTCTGTTTTTAATTCCGATGTTATTAAAGATTTGAAATTATATAAAGGAGGCATTCCTGCTAATTTCGGGGGGCGGGTATCTTCTGTTTTGGATATTTATCAAAAAGAAGGAAATAATAAAGAATATCATGTGAATGGAGGAATTGGGCTAATTTCCAGCCGATTATTAGTTGAAGGTCCGATTGTAAAAGAGAAGAGTTCATTTGTAATAGCCGGAAGGGGGACGTACGCACATCTTTTTCTAAAACTGGCTGATGAGCCAAATTCTGCCTATTTCTATGATTTGAACGCCAAGTTTAATTACAAATTCAACAATAAGAACAATCTTTTTGTGTCAGGATATTTGGGTAATGACGTTTTTGATATGAATAAATCTCTAATAAACAACTATGGAAATATTCTTTTTAATGTAAGGTGGAACCACTTCTTTTCAGATAAGATCTTTTCTAATATGTCTGCCGTTTATAGTGATTATAACTATGGCTTAAAAATAAAATTTGCAGGTATAGACTGGAAATCGGATGTGAAAAATTATAATTTCAAGTATGATTTCAAACACTATATTTCAAACAAATTCGCATTGAATTATGGATTAAACGCCATCTATTACAAATTTAACCCCGGGACAATTAACCCTTTCGGTGAATCTTCAGGTATTCATCCTGATCAAATCGCTAAAAAAAATGCCTCCGAAAATGCATTATACATTGGCGCCGAACAAAAACTAACTGAAAAACTATCTGTTAGCTACGGACTTCGATACAGTAATTTTCAGAGATTAGGAAAGGAAGAAGTAAACACGTACAAAAATAATGAAGCAGTAGTCTTCAATCCGGAATTCCAAATCTATGAAGAAGCCATCCCAACAGGGACAATAAGTTACAACACTAATAAAAAAATTATAGGTTTTAATAATCTTGAACCTCGTGTCGCAATAGCTTATGCTTTAAACGACAATAAATCTATCAAGCTAGGCTATAACCGGATGGCTCAATACATTCACTTAATTTCGAATACTGCATCCGCAACACCGCTTGGTATCTGGGCACCAAGCGACCAATTTCTTAAACCGGAAATTTCAGATCAGATAGCATTAGGTTATCTTCAAAATTTTGGAGATGATAGATATTCCTTAGAAGTAGAGACATTCTATAAAAGCATAAAGAACAAAGCTGATTATATTGATGGCGCCGAATTAGTTGCACATAAAGCAATAGAAAGAGTACTTCTAAATGGCAAAGCACGTTCGTATGGTTTTGAGTTAATGGCCAAAAAAAATAGTGGAAGACTAACAGGTTGGTTATCTTATACTCTTTCCAGGGCAGAACAAAAAACACCGGGTAGAAATATAAATGAACCGGGAATAAATAATGGTAAATGGTACCGCGCTAATTATGATAAATTACATAATTTATCAGTTACTGCTGCTTATCAGTTTAATAGAAAGTGGTCTTTTGGAGGCATTTTTACCTATCAGACAGGTAAAGCTGCAACATTTCCAAACGGTAAATACCAATATCATGGAATTTCTGTGGCAAATTACGGAACGAGAAATGCGAATTCCCTCTCGGCATATCATCATTTAGATTTGTCGGCAACTTATACGCCAAATCCGGATAAGAAAAAAGGATGGCAAGGTGAATGGGTTTTCAGCATTTATAATGCTTACAACAGAAAAAATGCAGCTGCATATACTTTTGGACAAAATACAACGTCGGGACTGAGTGAAGTAAAAAGAATGTCAATATTCGGAATTATCCCTGGTGTGACTTACAATTTTAAATTCTAA
- a CDS encoding LytTR family DNA-binding domain-containing protein, giving the protein MINAIAIDDEPLALTVIKSLCDKSENINLQKTFTQPNEALKYLQKYPIDLIFCDIQMPAMNGINLVKSLQQKTMVIFTTAFSEYAAVSYELNAIDYLLKPINLKRFTQAITKAKEYSEYINKKGQSADKNIFVRADFCLVKIPLDDILYIEGLADYLKIYTKGRKAIVTRMPMKDMMEKLNPTDFIRVHRSFILPFSKIEAVRGTTIFIGDKEFPIGRTYKTCVDEFFNRHT; this is encoded by the coding sequence ATGATAAATGCCATTGCTATAGACGATGAACCACTAGCACTCACAGTGATTAAATCATTGTGCGACAAAAGTGAAAATATAAATCTTCAAAAAACGTTCACTCAACCCAACGAAGCATTGAAGTATTTGCAAAAATATCCTATTGACTTAATCTTTTGTGATATACAAATGCCTGCCATGAACGGAATTAATTTAGTAAAATCATTGCAACAAAAAACGATGGTGATTTTCACGACTGCTTTCAGCGAATACGCCGCAGTCAGTTATGAGTTGAACGCTATTGACTATTTGCTTAAGCCCATCAATCTGAAACGATTTACACAAGCCATTACCAAAGCTAAAGAGTATTCTGAATACATTAATAAAAAAGGGCAGAGTGCAGATAAAAACATCTTTGTTCGTGCTGATTTCTGTTTGGTGAAAATTCCTTTAGATGACATCTTATATATTGAAGGATTAGCCGATTATCTCAAAATTTATACCAAAGGCCGCAAAGCCATTGTGACGCGGATGCCCATGAAGGATATGATGGAAAAATTAAACCCTACTGACTTCATTCGTGTGCACCGCAGTTTCATCTTACCTTTTAGTAAAATTGAAGCAGTGAGAGGGACGACTATTTTCATTGGCGATAAAGAGTTCCCTATTGGAAGAACTTACAAAACTTGCGTAGACGAGTTTTTCAATCGCCATACCTAG
- a CDS encoding sensor histidine kinase, producing the protein MWLLSIVSSILWTFYNRLKQVEHERLSAQIASLKSQINPHFLFNTLNNIYATAIDTSPKTADMVDKLSEMMRYTMRDTQQDFVLLEDEINYISNFIELQRLRLDKSVKLEYYSLENIPALQIAPMLLIPFVENAFKHGVNSEQKSHIKIEITMNQKEFQLSVTNNKVNVQRNITERSGLGIENTKHRLNLIYPSNHLLVINDTEKQFIVSLYINLQ; encoded by the coding sequence TTGTGGCTCTTGTCCATTGTATCATCTATTTTATGGACATTTTACAACAGGCTAAAGCAAGTTGAACACGAAAGGCTTTCAGCACAAATCGCTTCTCTAAAATCACAGATAAACCCCCACTTTCTATTTAATACATTGAACAATATTTATGCTACTGCTATTGACACTTCACCAAAAACGGCAGACATGGTAGATAAACTTTCAGAGATGATGCGTTATACTATGAGAGATACACAACAGGATTTTGTATTGCTAGAAGATGAGATAAATTATATAAGTAATTTTATTGAATTACAAAGATTGCGCTTGGACAAAAGCGTGAAATTGGAATACTATAGTTTGGAAAATATCCCTGCTTTGCAGATAGCCCCTATGCTGTTGATTCCTTTTGTTGAAAACGCTTTTAAGCATGGAGTGAATTCCGAACAAAAAAGTCATATCAAAATTGAAATAACAATGAATCAAAAAGAATTTCAGCTGAGTGTAACAAATAATAAAGTGAATGTCCAGCGGAATATTACTGAAAGAAGCGGTTTAGGAATTGAGAACACAAAACATCGCCTGAATTTGATTTATCCTTCAAATCATTTGTTGGTTATTAATGATACCGAAAAGCAATTTATTGTTTCTCTATATATCAATTTACAATGA
- a CDS encoding sigma-54 dependent transcriptional regulator, whose product MNKVLIIDDEAQIRVLLGRMMELEGYEVFQAGDCKGALKQLELHMPDVTLCDVFLPDGNGVDLVTSLKKIAPGMEIILLTAHGNIADGVQAIKNGAFDYITKGDDNNKIIPLVSRAVEKVRMNARLEKLEKKVGQLYSFDSITGDSKPIRDAVLLAQKVATTDVPVLLTGETGTGKEVFAQAIHYAGKRCKNNFVAVNCSSFSKELLESEMFGYKAGSFTGASKDKKGLFEEANNGTIFLDEIGEMAFELQAKLLRILETGEYIKIGETKPTLVNVRIIAATNRHLDEEILAGRFREDLFYRLSVFQIQLPPLRERLGDIRKLAETFMACFSEKMGYSGCEMTPAFLKAIELQPWKGNIRELRNVIERSLIVCNGKQLALEDLPLEIQHSHYERSDDDAAASSFELSAMEKRHIVRVLEYTHGNKTETARLLKIGLTTLYRKIEEYKINA is encoded by the coding sequence ATGAATAAAGTCCTTATTATAGATGATGAAGCTCAGATTCGCGTACTGTTGGGACGCATGATGGAGTTGGAAGGATACGAAGTGTTTCAGGCGGGTGATTGCAAAGGAGCGCTGAAGCAATTGGAACTGCATATGCCTGATGTGACATTGTGTGATGTTTTCTTGCCAGACGGAAATGGAGTAGACTTAGTCACTTCTCTTAAAAAAATAGCTCCCGGTATGGAAATTATTCTGCTTACTGCTCATGGTAATATTGCAGATGGGGTACAGGCCATAAAGAATGGGGCCTTTGACTACATAACTAAAGGAGATGATAACAACAAGATAATTCCTTTAGTGAGCCGCGCTGTGGAAAAAGTTCGAATGAACGCACGTTTGGAAAAGTTAGAGAAGAAAGTGGGGCAATTGTATTCCTTTGATTCAATAACAGGAGATTCCAAACCTATAAGAGATGCTGTTCTGTTAGCTCAGAAAGTCGCAACAACGGATGTTCCTGTACTGTTGACGGGTGAGACGGGTACAGGCAAAGAAGTCTTTGCACAAGCCATACACTATGCGGGCAAGCGTTGCAAAAATAACTTTGTAGCGGTGAACTGTTCTTCTTTCAGCAAAGAGTTACTCGAAAGTGAGATGTTTGGCTATAAGGCCGGTTCCTTTACCGGTGCGTCAAAAGATAAAAAAGGGCTCTTTGAGGAGGCTAATAACGGAACGATATTCTTAGACGAAATAGGAGAGATGGCTTTCGAATTGCAGGCTAAACTACTGCGTATACTTGAAACGGGTGAATATATAAAGATTGGAGAAACGAAACCTACTTTAGTTAATGTCCGTATTATTGCAGCCACAAATCGGCATCTGGATGAAGAGATACTGGCCGGCCGTTTTCGTGAAGACTTGTTTTATCGTTTGTCTGTTTTCCAAATTCAGTTACCGCCTCTGCGCGAGAGACTTGGTGATATAAGGAAATTGGCTGAAACTTTTATGGCGTGTTTCTCTGAGAAAATGGGCTATTCGGGTTGTGAAATGACTCCCGCTTTTTTGAAGGCGATTGAATTGCAGCCATGGAAAGGGAATATACGTGAACTCAGAAATGTGATTGAACGAAGTTTAATTGTGTGCAACGGTAAACAGCTAGCCTTAGAAGATCTCCCGTTGGAAATCCAACATAGCCATTATGAAAGATCGGATGATGATGCAGCAGCTTCCAGCTTTGAATTATCTGCCATGGAGAAAAGACACATCGTACGTGTACTGGAGTATACGCATGGAAATAAAACCGAGACTGCCCGACTGTTGAAAATTGGCCTCACTACTTTATACCGCAAGATTGAGGAATATAAAATAAATGCTTGA
- the kdpF gene encoding K(+)-transporting ATPase subunit F, producing the protein MYTTLLVLGIAIFGYLVYVLLKPERF; encoded by the coding sequence ATGTATACTACATTACTTGTATTAGGGATTGCAATTTTTGGCTATTTGGTGTATGTGCTTCTTAAGCCCGAAAGGTTTTAA
- the kdpA gene encoding potassium-transporting ATPase subunit KdpA, translating to MNTELLGVGLQVVLMLVLSYPLGKYIARVYKGEKTWLDFMLPVEKFLYKVCGINADEEMNWKTFLKSMLILNAFWFIWGMVFLMAQGWLPLNPDANAGQTFDQAFNTSISFLVNCNLQHYSGESGLTYFTQLFVIMLFQFIAAATGMAAMAGVMRSMAAKTTKTIGNFWSFLVRSCTRILLPLALLLGLIFILQGVPMGFDGKMKITTLEGGEQLVSQGPTAAIVPIKQLGTNGGGFFGANSAHPLENPTYFTNILQNCAIMLLPMAMVLAFGFYVKRRKLAYSIFSVMLFAYLAGTVAMIYQETNGNPRIDAMGIAQKNGSMEGKEVRFGAASTALWGSSTTVTSNGSVNGMHDSMMPLSGTIEMLNMQINTWFGGVGVGWMNYYTFIIMAVFISGLMVGRTPEFLGKKVEAKEMKIATIVVLLHPFLILVGTALASYLFVHAPGFVESEGGWLKNSGSHGLSEMLYEFTSSAANNGSGFEGLGDNTPFWNYACGIVLLLGRFIPIIGQVAIAGLLAEKKFIPESAGTLKTDTSTFGMMTFAVIFIVAALSFFPVLALSSIAEHLSL from the coding sequence ATGAATACAGAATTATTAGGAGTTGGCTTGCAGGTTGTTCTCATGCTGGTCTTGAGCTATCCACTAGGAAAATATATTGCCCGGGTATATAAAGGAGAGAAGACTTGGTTGGACTTCATGCTTCCGGTAGAGAAGTTCTTATATAAAGTGTGTGGCATTAATGCCGATGAAGAAATGAACTGGAAGACTTTTCTGAAGTCGATGCTTATTTTGAATGCATTTTGGTTTATTTGGGGCATGGTATTTCTTATGGCTCAGGGTTGGCTTCCGTTAAATCCGGATGCAAATGCGGGACAGACTTTCGATCAGGCTTTTAACACGAGTATTAGTTTTCTGGTAAATTGCAACTTGCAACATTATAGTGGTGAGAGCGGGCTGACTTATTTTACGCAGTTGTTTGTTATCATGCTTTTCCAGTTTATTGCAGCTGCTACCGGCATGGCCGCTATGGCGGGAGTTATGCGCTCAATGGCTGCGAAAACAACAAAGACAATCGGTAACTTCTGGAGCTTTTTAGTAAGAAGTTGCACTCGAATATTGCTACCTCTTGCTTTGCTTCTGGGGCTTATTTTTATTCTGCAGGGAGTGCCAATGGGCTTCGATGGAAAAATGAAAATAACGACACTCGAAGGGGGCGAACAGTTGGTTTCGCAAGGTCCAACTGCTGCTATTGTTCCTATCAAACAGTTAGGTACAAATGGTGGCGGTTTCTTCGGTGCTAATTCCGCGCATCCATTAGAGAATCCTACTTATTTTACTAATATACTCCAGAACTGTGCAATTATGCTTTTGCCGATGGCGATGGTATTGGCGTTTGGTTTTTATGTAAAGCGTAGAAAGTTAGCTTATAGTATTTTTAGTGTAATGTTGTTCGCTTATTTGGCGGGTACGGTAGCTATGATTTATCAGGAGACGAATGGTAATCCGAGAATAGATGCGATGGGTATTGCCCAGAAAAACGGTTCGATGGAGGGAAAAGAAGTACGTTTCGGCGCAGCTTCTACAGCTTTATGGGGTTCCAGTACTACTGTTACTTCCAACGGTTCAGTCAATGGTATGCATGATAGTATGATGCCGCTTTCCGGAACGATTGAAATGCTCAATATGCAGATTAATACATGGTTTGGCGGTGTGGGAGTAGGATGGATGAATTACTATACATTCATTATTATGGCTGTGTTTATTAGCGGCCTGATGGTGGGGCGTACACCTGAATTCTTAGGTAAAAAGGTAGAAGCTAAAGAAATGAAAATTGCTACAATAGTAGTGTTGTTGCATCCTTTTCTCATTTTGGTAGGCACGGCATTGGCCAGTTATCTTTTTGTTCACGCTCCCGGCTTTGTTGAGAGTGAAGGTGGATGGCTCAAGAACTCCGGATCTCATGGATTAAGCGAAATGCTTTATGAGTTTACATCCTCTGCGGCTAACAATGGTTCGGGCTTTGAAGGTTTGGGAGATAATACTCCTTTCTGGAATTATGCTTGTGGTATCGTGTTGCTTCTTGGACGTTTCATTCCAATTATCGGTCAAGTAGCCATTGCGGGACTTTTGGCAGAGAAGAAATTTATACCCGAAAGCGCAGGTACGCTTAAAACAGATACGAGTACCTTCGGAATGATGACGTTTGCTGTTATATTTATTGTGGCAGCTCTCTCTTTCTTCCCGGTATTAGCCTTGAGCTCTATTGCTGAGCATCTGAGTTTATAA
- the kdpB gene encoding potassium-transporting ATPase subunit KdpB yields MKENKSTSLFPKKQVIESFKQSFVKLDPRTMIKNPIMFTVEVATLVMLPVMLYSISNSSQGSFGYNFVVFLVLFITLLFANFAEAIAEARGKAQADSLRKTREETPAKLVNGNDVQVVSSSQLKKGDVFVCEAGDIIPSDGEIVEGLASIDESAITGESAPVIREAGGDKSSVTGGTKVLSDMIKVMVTTQPGESFLDKMIALVEGASRKKTPNEIALTILLAGFTLVFVIVCITLKPLADYSHTTLTIASLISLFVCLIPTTIGGLLSAIGIAGMDRALRANVITKSGKAVETAGDVDTLLLDKTGTITIGNRKATKFYPTVGVDERSFVEICMLSSLSDETPEGKSIVELGREWGFRVRNLNTVGSRMVKFTAETKSSGVDLADGTKIRKGAFDAIRKMTEAVGNSFPKETESIIAAISSNGGTPLVVCVNQKVMGVIELQDIIKPGIQERFERLRKMGVKTVMVTGDNPLTAKYIAEKAGVDDFIAEAKPEDKMEYIKKEQESGKLVAMMGDGTNDAPALAQANVGVAMNSGTQAAKEAGNMVDLDNDPTKLIEIVEIGKQLLMTRGTLTTFSIANDVAKYFAIVPALFMVAIPQLNALNIMNLHSPQSAILSAVIFNALIIPALIPLALRGVQYKPIGASALLRRNLLIYGMGGVVVPFIGIKLIDLFIGLLF; encoded by the coding sequence ATGAAAGAGAATAAATCGACTTCTTTATTTCCAAAGAAGCAAGTGATAGAGAGCTTTAAGCAATCGTTCGTGAAACTTGATCCACGAACAATGATAAAAAATCCGATAATGTTTACCGTGGAAGTGGCTACACTGGTTATGCTTCCGGTTATGCTCTATTCCATCAGCAATAGTTCACAAGGTTCATTTGGTTATAATTTCGTGGTGTTTTTGGTGTTGTTCATCACCTTGTTGTTTGCCAATTTTGCAGAGGCGATTGCCGAAGCACGAGGTAAGGCTCAGGCAGACAGTCTGCGGAAAACGAGGGAAGAGACTCCGGCCAAATTGGTGAACGGGAATGATGTACAAGTTGTTAGCAGTTCGCAACTGAAGAAAGGTGATGTTTTTGTTTGCGAGGCAGGCGATATTATTCCTTCTGACGGAGAAATTGTAGAAGGCTTGGCTTCTATTGACGAAAGTGCTATTACAGGAGAGAGTGCTCCGGTCATTCGTGAGGCGGGCGGGGATAAAAGTTCTGTTACCGGTGGAACAAAAGTGCTTTCGGATATGATAAAAGTAATGGTGACTACCCAACCGGGAGAAAGCTTCCTCGATAAGATGATAGCTTTGGTAGAAGGTGCTTCGCGTAAGAAAACACCAAATGAGATAGCTTTAACGATTCTGTTGGCCGGCTTTACATTGGTTTTTGTGATTGTGTGCATTACCCTCAAGCCGTTGGCCGACTATAGCCATACAACGCTGACCATTGCTTCTTTGATTTCATTATTTGTATGCTTGATTCCAACCACTATTGGCGGATTACTTTCTGCTATTGGTATTGCCGGCATGGATAGAGCTTTGCGTGCTAACGTAATAACGAAATCGGGTAAGGCGGTAGAAACGGCCGGAGATGTGGACACCTTGTTGCTCGATAAAACCGGAACTATTACTATTGGTAATCGTAAGGCTACTAAATTTTATCCTACGGTAGGAGTTGACGAGCGCTCTTTTGTGGAGATTTGTATGCTCTCTTCTCTCTCCGATGAAACGCCTGAAGGTAAATCTATTGTGGAATTGGGACGTGAATGGGGATTTCGTGTGAGAAACCTCAATACTGTCGGTTCGCGAATGGTGAAGTTTACTGCTGAAACAAAGTCTTCGGGAGTAGATTTGGCTGATGGGACTAAGATACGAAAAGGTGCTTTTGACGCTATTCGCAAGATGACGGAAGCTGTGGGAAACAGTTTTCCTAAAGAGACGGAGAGCATTATTGCTGCTATCTCGAGTAATGGGGGTACACCGTTAGTTGTTTGCGTAAACCAAAAAGTGATGGGTGTTATTGAGTTACAAGATATTATCAAACCCGGTATTCAGGAACGTTTCGAACGTTTGCGTAAAATGGGAGTAAAGACGGTAATGGTGACAGGAGACAATCCGTTGACTGCTAAATATATTGCTGAAAAGGCTGGGGTAGACGATTTCATTGCTGAAGCAAAACCCGAGGATAAGATGGAATATATAAAAAAAGAACAAGAGTCGGGCAAACTGGTAGCCATGATGGGAGACGGAACAAATGATGCTCCGGCATTAGCACAGGCCAACGTGGGGGTTGCCATGAATAGTGGGACACAAGCGGCAAAAGAAGCGGGTAATATGGTCGATCTTGACAATGATCCGACAAAACTGATTGAGATAGTAGAAATCGGCAAGCAGCTATTGATGACGCGAGGCACTTTGACGACTTTTTCCATAGCTAATGATGTGGCTAAATACTTTGCGATTGTACCTGCGTTGTTTATGGTGGCTATTCCTCAACTGAATGCGCTGAACATCATGAATCTTCATAGTCCCCAAAGTGCGATACTTTCGGCTGTTATTTTCAATGCTCTTATTATTCCGGCCCTTATTCCACTGGCATTGCGAGGAGTGCAATATAAACCTATCGGTGCTTCTGCTTTGCTTCGTCGCAACTTGCTGATATATGGTATGGGTGGCGTCGTGGTTCCTTTTATAGGGATTAAGTTGATTGATTTATTCATTGGTTTATTATTTTAA